One stretch of Arachis duranensis cultivar V14167 chromosome 1, aradu.V14167.gnm2.J7QH, whole genome shotgun sequence DNA includes these proteins:
- the LOC107483389 gene encoding uncharacterized protein LOC107483389, whose translation MDGADNVEIPDDILIKEWDDPIVAICREIYLEMMSRMNCDMQVEDRAILAPTLELVDEINRYMKSLNPTKAQTYFSSEKACPMENNNDILASVYTLELLNTIRCSRVPNHDLTLNVGTPVMLLRNIDHSAGLYNETRMVLTKHGKHILEAKSISEKM comes from the coding sequence ATGGATGGAGCGGACAATGTTGAAATTCCAGATGACATCCTCATAAAGGAGTGGGATGATCCCATAGTTGCTATTTGTAGAGAAATTTACCTAGAAATGATGAGCAGAATGAACTGTGACATGCAAGTTGAAGATCGGGCTATTCTCGCACCCACATTGGAGTTGGTTGATGAAATCAATAGGTACATGAAGAGTTTAAACCCAACCAAAGCACAAACATATTTCAGCAGTGAGAAAGCATGCCCTATGGAGAACAATAATGACATATTAGCTTCTGTCTATACTCTTGAACTCCTAAACACAATTAGGTGCTCTAGGGTGCCAAACCACGACTTAACACTTAATGTAGGTACTCCCGTCATGTTACTTCGAAACATCGATCACTCTGCAGGTTTGTACAATGAAACCCGGATGGTTCTCACAAAGCAtggaaaacacatattagaagcaaaaagcatcTCGGAAAAAATGTAG
- the LOC107483240 gene encoding uncharacterized protein LOC107483240 produces the protein MASASLSSSCMPNTLPFQGWKTRTPHCLFGWKKKGADDDKPQIKYHDIDLTFPISLVASTFLNGKELKCCYRATIDGFSATNFHECCDFKGPCVIIGYTNKSFKFGGFNPEGYRSTDDYYDTFDPFLFYWADNNNNGPKVEPIILPKIGGSGAALFDYARGGPQFGADGLLIGPPLAPVMGGFAGPDTNSGVGDLRQAKSRLGLSYAKRKDGKESLFGDESRAIIQEVQVFCNPKIASLY, from the exons ATGGCATCagcatcattatcatcatcttgTATGCCAAACACTCTGCCATTCCAAGGGTGGAAAACAAGAACTCCCCATTGCTTATTCGGTTGGAAGAAGAAGGGTGCTGATGATGACAAACCTCAAATTAAATATCATGATATTGATCTCACTTTTCCAATTTCTTTGGTAGCTAGTACATTCCTTAACG GGAAGGAACTCAAATGCTGCTATAGGGCAACAATTGACGGATTTAGTGCAACAAATTTCCATGAGTGCTGTGATTTCAAGGGACCCTGTGTCATAATTGGCTACACAAACAAGTCCTTCAAGTTTGGTGGATTCAACCCTGAGGGCTATAGAAGCACAGATGACTACTATGACACCTTTGATCCCTTCTTGTTCTATTGGGccgacaacaacaacaatgggcCTAAGGTTGAGCCCATTATCTTACCCAAAATTGGTGGAAGTGGTGCAGCTCTATTTGATTACGCTCGTGGAGGGCCGCAATTTGGGGCCGATGGACTCCTAATTGGGCCTCCACTGGCACCAGTTATGGGGGGCTTTGCTGGGCCTGATACTAATTCAGGGGTTGGTGATTTGAGGCAAGCTAAGTCAAGATTGGGATTGTCTTATGCAAAGAGGAAAGATGGGAAGGAGTCTCTTTTTGGTGATGAGTCCAGGGCTATCATTCAAGAAGTGCAAGTTTTTTGCAATCCCAAAATTGCAAGCCTATACTAA